One Anas platyrhynchos isolate ZD024472 breed Pekin duck chromosome 10, IASCAAS_PekinDuck_T2T, whole genome shotgun sequence genomic window carries:
- the FMR1NB gene encoding FMR1 neighbor protein, translated as MLPEVIGVHLARNYVILILLHSINSSFTSPTHQVLENSEVVPSNLKMKLKGASEAILNFFRPVTCRHKEKGTLVPCAVGGSINRTECLENKCCPSKDRHELACYVPFRDNLQLTFRLFVLGAIGFFILGCLPLCCCVCLQRSPCVNPLRRANKKIKKILQKKRAHSEDMHRLLPD; from the exons ATGCTGCCAGAAGTAATTGGCGTTCATCTAGCACGGAACTATGTGATACTGATATTGCTTCATAGCATCAATTCAA GTTTTACATCACCAACTCATCAAGTTTTAGAAAATAGTGAAGTGGTGCCCAGCAATcttaaaatgaaactgaaaggTGCATCTGAAGCTATATTAAATTTCTTCAGGCCAGTGA CCTGCCGTCACAAAGAAAAAGGCACCTTGGTTCCTTGCGCTGTAGGAGGAAGCATTAACAGAACTGAGtgcttggaaaataaatgttgtcCTTCCAAAGACAGACATGAACTGGCATGTTATGTCCCATTTAGAGACA ATCTGCAACTGACATTTCGACTGTTTGTGCTTGGGGCaataggattttttattttggggtgTCTGCCATTGTGTTGCTGTGTCTGTTTGCAAAGGAG TCCATGTGTCAATCCTTTACGAagggcaaacaaaaaaataaagaaaattttgcagaagaaaagagcaCATAGTGAAGATATGCATAGGTTGTTACCGGATTAA